In the genome of Pseudomonas sp. B33.4, the window GGCTTTGCCGAAGCAGTGGATTGCCCGGTGCTGCTGATTGCCGACATCAACCGTGGCGGGGTTTTCGCGCATCTGGTTGGCACGTTGGAGTTGCTGTCGCCGAGTGAGCAGGCGCGGGTCAAGGGTTTCATCATCAACCGTTTTCGCGGCGACATCGCCTTGCTGCAACCGGGCCTCGACTGGCTGGAACAGCGCACCGGCAAACCGGTGGTGGGCGTGTTGCCCTACGTGATGGATCTGCATCTGGAAGCCGAGGACGGCATCGATCAACGCCAGACCGACAAGGCCGAACAGGTGCTGAAAGTAGTGGTGCCGGTGCTGCCGCGCATCAGCAACCACACCGACTTCGATCCGCTGCGTTTGCATCCGCAGGTCGATCTGCAATTTATCGGGCCGGGGCGGGCGATCCCTCCCGCTGATCTGATCATTCTGCCGGGTTCGAAAAGTGTGCGCAGCGATCTGGCGTATTTGCGCGCCAATGGCTGGGACACGGCGATCAGTCGGCATTTGCGTTACGGCGGCAAAGTGCTGGGGATTTGCGGTGGTCTGCAGATGCTTGGCGAGCAGGTGCATGATCCGCTCGGCTTGGAAGGTGCACCCGGTTCGAGTGCCGGTTTGGGCTTGCTGGAGTTTGAAACGACGCTTGAAGCCGAGAAGCAATTGCGCAATGTGCGCGGGCGGCTGGCGCTGGAAGATGCCGAAGTCAGCGGCTATGAAATTCATGCTGGTGTGACCAGCGGACCGGCGCTGGAGAGTGCGGCGGTGCATCTGGATGATGGCCGTTGCGACGGTGCACAGAGTGCTGATGGACAAGTGTTTGGCACCTACCTGCATGGCCTGTTTGAATCGCCGGCGGCGAGTGCCGCTTTGTTGCGCTGGGCCGGATTGTGCGATGTGCAGGCGGTGGATTACCACGGCTTGCGCGAGCGGGATATCGAGCGGTTGGCGGATCTGGTGGAGAAGCATCTCGATACTGATCTGTTGCGTCGGCTCTGCGGGATTTGAGGTGCCTGTGCGGGCCTCTTCGCGAGCAGGCTCGCTCCCACTATGGACCTGTTGGTCTTAGATTCTGTTTCCACCCCATAACCCTGTGGGAGCGAGCTTGCTCGCGAAGGGGCCAGTTGCCTCAAC includes:
- a CDS encoding cobyric acid synthase; this encodes MTTLMVQGTTSDAGKSTLVTALCRWATRQGVAVVPFKPQNMALNSAVTADGGEIGRAQAVQAQAANLEPHTDMNPVLLKPNSDTGAQVIIHGRAVTSMNAVAYHDYKAIAMKAVLSSHQRLSAAYPLVMVEGAGSPAEINLRAGDIANMGFAEAVDCPVLLIADINRGGVFAHLVGTLELLSPSEQARVKGFIINRFRGDIALLQPGLDWLEQRTGKPVVGVLPYVMDLHLEAEDGIDQRQTDKAEQVLKVVVPVLPRISNHTDFDPLRLHPQVDLQFIGPGRAIPPADLIILPGSKSVRSDLAYLRANGWDTAISRHLRYGGKVLGICGGLQMLGEQVHDPLGLEGAPGSSAGLGLLEFETTLEAEKQLRNVRGRLALEDAEVSGYEIHAGVTSGPALESAAVHLDDGRCDGAQSADGQVFGTYLHGLFESPAASAALLRWAGLCDVQAVDYHGLRERDIERLADLVEKHLDTDLLRRLCGI